A genomic window from Blastococcus saxobsidens DD2 includes:
- a CDS encoding restriction endonuclease subunit S, translated as MVAQQSGTTRKRIARKKLSALTLPVPSLPEQRRIVDLLEDHLSRLDAATAGLESASRRLAVFGRESVQRAVTAGTTTEVALGSLIERVEAGKSFGGSAPPATNDDWGVIKVSAMTWGEFRHQENKAVPAALVNQAYEIAPGDILVSRANTTAYVGAPVLVRSTPRRRLLSDKSLRLIPRNEVNREWLVAVLSAPNTRRQISAIATGTSDSMRNVSQKNLLSVRVPLASPEEQRSIVRRLADVRVGADRLAYELNRGRARADVLRRAVLEAAFSGRLTGRSADAEVVGELAEVAP; from the coding sequence GTGGTCGCTCAACAGTCGGGTACGACGCGGAAGCGGATCGCACGAAAAAAGCTCTCAGCGTTGACCTTGCCCGTACCGTCGCTGCCCGAGCAGCGGCGCATTGTCGACCTGCTGGAGGACCACCTCTCCCGCCTCGACGCCGCCACAGCTGGCCTGGAGAGCGCATCACGTCGTCTGGCCGTTTTCGGTCGAGAGTCGGTCCAGCGGGCGGTCACGGCAGGGACGACCACGGAAGTCGCACTGGGGTCGTTGATCGAGCGCGTGGAGGCCGGCAAGTCGTTCGGTGGCTCGGCGCCACCCGCGACGAATGATGACTGGGGCGTCATCAAGGTGAGCGCCATGACGTGGGGTGAGTTCCGTCATCAGGAGAATAAAGCGGTCCCAGCGGCCCTCGTGAATCAGGCTTACGAGATTGCGCCTGGTGACATTCTCGTCAGTCGAGCCAATACGACGGCCTACGTGGGCGCACCCGTGCTCGTGAGGTCGACCCCGCGTCGCCGACTCCTGAGCGACAAGAGTCTCCGTCTGATCCCGCGTAACGAGGTGAACCGCGAGTGGTTAGTTGCGGTCCTGTCTGCACCGAACACCCGTCGGCAGATCTCCGCGATCGCCACCGGAACGAGCGACTCGATGCGTAACGTCTCGCAGAAGAATCTGCTGAGCGTTCGAGTCCCATTGGCGTCGCCAGAGGAGCAGCGGAGCATCGTTCGGCGGCTTGCCGATGTACGGGTTGGCGCCGACCGCCTTGCCTATGAGCTCAACCGGGGACGAGCACGGGCGGACGTCCTTCGTCGGGCCGTACTGGAAGCTGCCTTCTCGGGGCGGCTGACCGGGCGCAGCGCCGACGCCGAGGTCGTCGGGGAGTTGGCCGAGGTCGCCCCGTGA
- the pgm gene encoding phosphoglucomutase (alpha-D-glucose-1,6-bisphosphate-dependent), whose product MSDARAGQPAQPSDLIDVAALVTAYYTREPDPADPAQQVAFGTSGHRGSAFDSAFNEAHILATTQAICEYRKTQGFDGPLFLGRDTHALSEPAWSSALEVLAANDVLVLVDAADRYTPTPAVSHAILRANAGRTSGLADGIVVTPSHNPPRDGGFKYNPPSGGPADTDATGWVADRANALLRAGLSGVRRVPLDQARAGAETYDFLGSYVDDLPGVVDLEAIRRAGVRIGADPLGGASVDYWSAIAERHGLDLTVVNPLVDPTWRFMTLDWDGKIRMDCSSPSAMASLVDRRAEFQIATGNDADADRHGIVTPDGGLMNPNHFLAVAIAYLLSHRPGWSKETAVGKTLVSSSLIDRVVADMGRRLVEVPVGFKWFVPGLLDGSVGFGGEESAGASFLRRDGSVWTTDKDGILLALLASEIQAVTGRSPSKLHAQLTQHFGKSAYARIDAPATREQKAALAKLSPEDVTATELAGEPIVAKLTRAPGNDAPIGGLKVVTENAWFAARPSGTEDVYKVYAESFSGPEHLERVQQEAQAVVSAALGR is encoded by the coding sequence ATGAGCGACGCACGTGCCGGACAGCCCGCCCAGCCCTCCGACCTCATCGACGTCGCCGCGCTGGTCACCGCCTACTACACCCGGGAGCCGGATCCGGCCGATCCGGCGCAGCAGGTCGCGTTCGGCACCAGCGGGCACCGCGGGTCGGCGTTCGACTCGGCGTTCAACGAGGCGCACATCCTGGCCACCACGCAGGCCATCTGCGAGTACCGGAAGACGCAGGGCTTCGACGGGCCGCTGTTCCTCGGTCGCGACACCCACGCGCTCTCCGAGCCCGCGTGGTCCAGCGCACTGGAGGTGCTGGCCGCCAACGACGTCCTGGTGCTCGTCGACGCCGCGGACCGCTACACGCCGACGCCGGCGGTCAGCCACGCCATCCTGCGCGCGAACGCGGGCCGCACGTCGGGTCTCGCCGACGGCATCGTCGTCACCCCGTCGCACAACCCGCCGCGGGACGGCGGGTTCAAGTACAACCCGCCCAGCGGGGGCCCGGCCGACACCGACGCCACCGGCTGGGTCGCCGACCGGGCGAACGCGCTGCTGCGGGCGGGGCTCAGCGGCGTCCGCCGGGTGCCGCTCGACCAGGCCCGCGCGGGTGCGGAGACCTACGACTTCCTCGGCAGCTACGTCGACGACCTGCCCGGGGTGGTCGATCTGGAGGCGATCCGGCGGGCGGGCGTGCGCATCGGTGCCGACCCGCTCGGTGGGGCCAGCGTCGACTACTGGTCGGCCATCGCCGAGCGCCACGGCCTGGACCTGACCGTGGTGAACCCGCTGGTCGACCCCACCTGGCGGTTCATGACGCTGGACTGGGACGGCAAGATCCGGATGGACTGTTCGTCGCCGTCGGCGATGGCCTCGCTGGTCGACCGGCGGGCGGAGTTCCAGATCGCCACCGGCAACGACGCCGACGCCGACCGGCACGGCATCGTCACCCCCGACGGCGGGTTGATGAACCCCAACCACTTCCTCGCCGTCGCCATCGCCTACCTGCTCAGCCACCGTCCGGGCTGGTCGAAGGAGACAGCCGTCGGCAAGACGCTGGTGTCCAGCTCGCTCATCGACCGCGTGGTGGCCGACATGGGGCGCCGCCTGGTCGAGGTGCCGGTCGGCTTCAAGTGGTTCGTCCCCGGTCTGCTCGACGGTTCGGTCGGCTTCGGCGGCGAGGAGTCGGCCGGGGCCTCCTTCCTGCGCCGCGACGGCAGTGTCTGGACGACGGACAAGGACGGCATCCTGCTGGCGCTGCTGGCGAGCGAGATCCAGGCGGTGACGGGCCGGTCCCCCTCGAAGCTGCACGCGCAGCTCACCCAGCACTTCGGGAAGTCCGCCTACGCACGGATCGACGCGCCGGCCACCCGCGAGCAGAAGGCGGCGCTGGCCAAGCTCTCCCCGGAGGACGTGACCGCCACGGAGCTGGCCGGCGAGCCGATCGTGGCCAAGCTGACGCGGGCACCGGGCAACGACGCCCCGATCGGCGGTCTCAAGGTGGTCACCGAGAACGCCTGGTTCGCCGCGCGGCCGTCGGGCACCGAGGACGTGTACAAGGTCTACGCCGAGTCGTTCTCCGGCCCCGAGCACCTCGAGCGGGTGCAGCAGGAGGCGCAGGCCGTGGTCAGCGCGGCGCTGGGTCGCTGA
- a CDS encoding trypsin-like serine protease has protein sequence MRVRRLLTCALAVVTVGALGTSPAAAIANGAVAEEGQFPYAVKLTMTGIQPTGGTAYDSACSAALISETWIMTAGHCFHDGDRNRVSGEPRYGVTATLGTANTASNPGQTRSVTWVEQSPENDIAVARLSEPVTDLAPVALGTRQPGRGQVLSFAGWGATSSSGTWSEQLHWGEVKVSSVRPTTVLVKGYWPAKDTSACPYDSGAPYVDTSGPAPVLVSVESAGPACPHRRDETTARVDVVVDWVRTVVTDLR, from the coding sequence ATGCGCGTGCGCCGACTGCTGACCTGTGCCCTCGCGGTGGTGACCGTAGGAGCGCTGGGCACCTCGCCGGCGGCGGCGATCGCCAACGGTGCGGTTGCAGAGGAGGGGCAGTTCCCCTACGCGGTCAAGCTGACGATGACCGGCATCCAGCCCACCGGAGGGACGGCCTACGACAGCGCCTGCTCGGCGGCGTTGATCTCGGAGACGTGGATCATGACGGCCGGGCACTGCTTCCACGACGGCGACCGGAACCGGGTCAGCGGCGAACCCCGATACGGGGTCACGGCCACCCTGGGGACCGCGAACACGGCGTCGAACCCCGGCCAGACCCGCTCGGTCACGTGGGTCGAGCAGTCGCCGGAGAACGACATCGCCGTGGCCCGGCTCTCCGAGCCCGTGACGGACCTCGCGCCGGTCGCCCTCGGCACCCGGCAGCCGGGCAGAGGGCAGGTGCTGTCCTTCGCCGGTTGGGGCGCCACCTCCAGCAGCGGCACCTGGAGCGAGCAACTGCACTGGGGAGAGGTGAAGGTGAGCAGCGTCCGGCCGACGACGGTGCTGGTCAAGGGGTACTGGCCGGCCAAGGACACCAGCGCCTGCCCCTACGACTCCGGCGCCCCGTACGTCGACACGTCGGGGCCGGCGCCCGTGCTGGTCTCCGTGGAGAGCGCCGGCCCGGCCTGCCCGCACCGGCGGGACGAGACCACCGCGCGCGTCGACGTCGTCGTCGACTGGGTGCGCACGGTCGTCACCGACCTGCGCTGA
- a CDS encoding HNH endonuclease signature motif containing protein yields the protein MSELRSALDDLAGIDLAELSDDTLLDLVGELSTTANRVAAALTSAVRAADRREAYRRDGAVSMKAWLRGSCRMAPEQATATVSTGRRLEHLPETAAAFAAGEIGAAHAHVITMAMTPGRIAKAAEAGIDLGETDRILAGLARATAPHETARGVKQWVAGVDPDGTLDDAADTRRRFTMASGLDGRVHLRGDLDATGGEYLHSALTAFMNGDRPAGDTRSYAERQADALVALARGALDGGSLPDVRGERPHVRVTIDWMALCAERGAPGVAGGSLGWAGPINPETARRLACDASVARIITGPDGLPLDVGRAQRSSSTAIRRAIEIRDGHCIFAGCDAPPEWCDYHHVVHWAHGGPTSCDNGALLCERHHTCCHEGGFTIRRDPGTGRWHTYRPDGSEVLSRAGP from the coding sequence GTGTCCGAGCTCCGTTCCGCCCTCGATGACCTTGCGGGGATCGACCTCGCCGAACTGTCGGACGACACGCTGCTCGACCTCGTCGGCGAGCTGAGCACCACGGCCAACCGCGTCGCTGCGGCACTCACGTCCGCCGTGCGCGCCGCCGACCGGCGCGAGGCCTACCGGCGGGACGGCGCGGTCTCCATGAAGGCCTGGCTGCGCGGCAGCTGCCGGATGGCTCCCGAGCAGGCGACGGCGACGGTCTCCACGGGGCGGCGGCTCGAGCACCTGCCGGAGACCGCAGCGGCGTTCGCCGCCGGCGAGATCGGCGCGGCGCATGCCCACGTCATCACCATGGCCATGACACCCGGCCGGATCGCCAAGGCCGCCGAGGCCGGCATCGACCTCGGCGAGACCGACCGCATCCTGGCCGGTCTGGCCCGGGCAACGGCGCCGCACGAGACTGCCCGTGGCGTCAAGCAGTGGGTCGCCGGGGTGGACCCCGACGGAACCTTGGACGACGCCGCCGACACCCGGCGCCGGTTCACCATGGCGTCGGGCCTCGATGGCCGGGTGCACCTGCGCGGTGACCTCGACGCCACCGGTGGCGAGTACCTGCACAGCGCACTCACCGCCTTCATGAACGGCGACCGCCCGGCGGGCGACACCCGCAGCTACGCCGAGCGGCAGGCCGACGCGCTCGTCGCCCTCGCACGAGGCGCCCTGGATGGCGGATCCCTGCCGGATGTACGCGGAGAACGGCCGCACGTCCGCGTGACGATCGACTGGATGGCGCTGTGCGCCGAGCGTGGCGCCCCGGGCGTCGCGGGCGGCTCCCTGGGATGGGCCGGGCCGATCAACCCGGAGACGGCGCGCCGACTGGCCTGCGACGCTAGCGTCGCGCGGATCATCACCGGCCCGGACGGGCTCCCGCTGGACGTCGGCCGCGCGCAGCGGAGCTCCAGCACGGCCATCCGCCGGGCGATCGAGATCCGCGACGGGCACTGCATCTTCGCCGGCTGCGACGCCCCGCCCGAGTGGTGCGACTACCACCACGTCGTCCACTGGGCGCACGGCGGGCCCACGAGCTGCGACAACGGCGCTCTTCTCTGCGAGCGGCACCACACCTGCTGCCACGAGGGCGGGTTCACGATCCGTCGTGATCCCGGTACCGGCCGTTGGCACACCTACCGGCCCGACGGCAGCGAGGTCCTCAGCCGAGCCGGTCCCTGA
- a CDS encoding restriction endonuclease has translation MIPDFQSLMRPLLEALSDGSVQRTRELVDLMSDRFGLTTEERDAMLPSGRQRLMHNRVGWSITHLFQAGLLERPTRGHIVITESGREALATHPDRVDMSVLRGFASYREFRARSSARDSPDDGSATAEPDVDAASPQDLLAQAVTENRAAVEGELLKRALALSPTEFERLVLRLLERMGYGRSGGVEHSGRSGDAGIDGIISQDPLGLDRIYLQAKRYAPDQSVQRPAIQGFVGALMGAQGDRGVFITTSSFSAGARTEAERVNARIELIDGSRLAELMLRHGVGVQAEVTVTLHQLDEDFFETL, from the coding sequence GTGATCCCCGATTTCCAGTCGTTGATGCGCCCGTTGCTGGAGGCGCTCAGCGACGGTTCGGTACAGCGGACCCGCGAACTTGTCGACCTGATGAGCGACCGCTTCGGACTCACAACCGAGGAACGCGACGCGATGCTGCCGAGCGGTCGCCAGCGCCTGATGCACAACCGGGTGGGCTGGTCGATCACCCATCTCTTCCAGGCAGGTCTCCTCGAGCGGCCAACTCGCGGCCACATCGTCATCACAGAGTCCGGACGGGAGGCCTTGGCGACCCACCCGGACCGCGTGGACATGTCTGTTCTCCGCGGATTCGCGTCCTACCGCGAGTTCCGTGCCCGCAGCAGCGCCCGGGATTCGCCCGACGACGGGTCGGCCACCGCCGAGCCCGATGTGGATGCCGCTTCTCCGCAGGATCTTCTGGCGCAGGCCGTCACCGAGAACCGAGCGGCCGTCGAGGGAGAACTGCTCAAGCGAGCGCTGGCTCTGTCTCCCACCGAGTTCGAGCGACTCGTCCTCCGGCTTCTGGAGCGGATGGGGTACGGCCGCTCGGGTGGCGTCGAACATTCGGGTCGTAGCGGGGACGCCGGGATCGACGGCATCATCAGCCAGGACCCGCTCGGGCTCGACCGCATCTACCTGCAGGCCAAGAGGTACGCGCCGGACCAGTCGGTACAGCGGCCGGCGATCCAGGGATTCGTCGGTGCGCTCATGGGCGCGCAGGGCGACCGTGGCGTCTTCATCACCACGAGCAGCTTCTCAGCCGGAGCCCGAACAGAGGCAGAACGCGTCAACGCACGGATCGAGCTCATCGACGGGTCACGGCTCGCCGAGTTGATGCTCCGGCACGGCGTCGGCGTGCAGGCAGAGGTCACCGTAACGCTGCACCAGCTGGACGAAGACTTCTTCGAGACCCTGTGA
- a CDS encoding Panacea domain-containing protein — protein sequence MPVSARTVAAELRRRVPGLGSKKQHKLLYYCQGHHLAAVGKPLFRESVSAWDMGPVVGQLWYEEKTGVPSLPTMSEELTEAQLNTIGYVVSRYGALSGTDLEHLTHSESPWLDADRDRRPHESVRIPEQALRSYFEASDDCEDDDATPPPDSQSVRNWLAGVDPENATRPKPQDTVEGLRRYLPRRG from the coding sequence ATGCCGGTCAGCGCCCGCACGGTCGCAGCCGAACTGCGCCGGCGGGTCCCGGGTCTGGGCAGCAAGAAGCAGCACAAGCTCCTCTACTACTGCCAAGGGCACCACCTGGCCGCCGTCGGGAAGCCGCTGTTCCGCGAGTCCGTCTCCGCGTGGGACATGGGGCCGGTCGTCGGTCAGCTCTGGTACGAGGAGAAGACGGGTGTCCCGTCGCTCCCGACGATGTCCGAGGAGCTGACGGAGGCGCAGCTCAACACCATCGGCTACGTCGTCAGCCGGTACGGCGCCCTGTCAGGTACGGACCTCGAGCACCTGACGCACAGCGAGAGCCCGTGGCTGGACGCCGACCGCGACCGGCGCCCGCACGAGAGCGTTCGCATCCCCGAGCAGGCGCTGCGCAGCTACTTCGAGGCGTCGGACGACTGCGAGGACGACGACGCGACGCCGCCACCCGACTCTCAGTCGGTGCGGAACTGGCTGGCAGGCGTCGATCCGGAGAACGCCACACGTCCCAAGCCCCAGGACACGGTCGAGGGCCTTCGGCGCTACCTTCCCCGTCGTGGCTGA
- a CDS encoding VOC family protein yields MTTSQETTTQQTAPPPQVWPAFRARDARTLIRFLVDALGFEETAVFGEGDRVDHAQLSWPEGGGVMFGSVRDDPDDAWPARPGTAACYVVTADPEAVHSRAVAAGAEIVRDLSGTDYGSREFSARDPEGNLWSFGTYRGEPRRLR; encoded by the coding sequence ATGACGACCTCCCAGGAGACGACCACCCAGCAGACCGCGCCGCCCCCACAGGTGTGGCCGGCCTTCCGCGCCCGCGACGCCCGCACCCTCATCCGCTTCCTCGTCGACGCCCTCGGCTTCGAGGAGACCGCCGTGTTCGGCGAGGGCGACCGGGTCGACCACGCCCAGCTGTCCTGGCCCGAGGGTGGTGGCGTCATGTTCGGCTCCGTGCGCGACGACCCCGACGACGCCTGGCCGGCCCGGCCGGGCACCGCTGCGTGCTACGTCGTGACGGCGGACCCCGAGGCGGTGCACTCGCGGGCGGTCGCTGCCGGCGCCGAGATCGTGCGGGACCTCTCGGGCACCGACTACGGCTCGCGCGAGTTCTCCGCCCGGGACCCGGAGGGCAACCTCTGGTCGTTCGGGACCTACCGGGGAGAGCCCCGCCGACTCCGCTGA
- a CDS encoding M20 family metallopeptidase, with product MAAAGLDRVALLRELVGRVTVSGDSGAQRDAMGMVTEVVREGAPHLEVTTGPDRHHPWTLLSTPTDPARSRLLLACHVDTVPAADPGSWQRDPFGADLDGGRVWGRGTSDMKAGVVAAAAALAAADPETPLALLLTSDEEIGSHGAAAAAAALAGHRVGAVVIPEATGNQVVLGHRGALWLAVRTAGRAAHGSTPERGHNAVLDLVALLARVQGALPLRTDPFLGSETWNPGVVAGGSVPNVVPDGAEVLVDMRTVGDGRQLLAWWRDQPEVSDVEVRVDLPPVRTAADDPWVSALPAPVLADPATYFTDASVLAPAVAGAPIVVWGPGTPAVMHARDEYVELAELHRATALFAEVAARWPG from the coding sequence GTGGCAGCCGCAGGCCTGGACCGGGTCGCGCTGCTGCGGGAGCTGGTCGGCCGGGTCACCGTCTCCGGGGACTCCGGGGCGCAGCGTGACGCCATGGGGATGGTCACCGAGGTCGTGCGGGAGGGGGCACCGCACCTGGAGGTCACCACGGGTCCGGACCGCCATCACCCGTGGACGCTGCTGAGTACGCCGACCGATCCGGCCCGTTCCCGTCTCCTGCTGGCCTGTCACGTCGACACCGTCCCGGCGGCGGATCCCGGCAGCTGGCAGCGCGACCCATTCGGGGCCGACCTCGACGGTGGCCGGGTGTGGGGCCGCGGGACGAGCGACATGAAGGCGGGCGTGGTGGCGGCCGCCGCGGCCCTGGCCGCAGCGGACCCCGAGACGCCACTGGCACTCCTGTTGACCAGCGACGAGGAGATCGGCTCGCACGGGGCGGCGGCCGCGGCGGCTGCTCTTGCCGGGCACCGTGTCGGCGCGGTGGTGATCCCCGAGGCCACCGGCAACCAGGTGGTCCTCGGCCATCGCGGAGCGCTCTGGCTTGCGGTCCGGACGGCCGGACGGGCTGCGCACGGCAGCACTCCCGAGCGCGGCCACAATGCCGTCCTCGACCTGGTGGCGTTGCTCGCGCGCGTCCAGGGTGCGCTGCCGCTGCGCACGGATCCGTTCCTGGGGAGCGAGACGTGGAACCCCGGGGTGGTGGCCGGAGGCAGCGTCCCCAACGTCGTCCCCGACGGAGCAGAGGTGCTGGTCGACATGCGCACCGTGGGGGACGGGCGGCAACTGCTCGCGTGGTGGCGCGACCAGCCGGAGGTCAGCGATGTCGAGGTGCGCGTCGACCTGCCTCCCGTGCGCACCGCTGCCGATGACCCCTGGGTCTCCGCTCTGCCTGCGCCGGTCCTGGCGGATCCGGCTACCTACTTCACCGATGCCTCCGTGCTCGCACCGGCGGTGGCCGGCGCACCGATCGTGGTCTGGGGTCCGGGCACGCCGGCGGTCATGCACGCCCGGGACGAGTACGTCGAACTGGCTGAGCTGCACCGGGCGACCGCGCTGTTCGCCGAGGTGGCCGCCCGCTGGCCCGGCTGA
- a CDS encoding HsdM family class I SAM-dependent methyltransferase, producing MTEARRLVDKLWSYCNVLRDDGVSTIEYTEQLTYLLFLKMAHERETRPLKAERIVPAHCSWQRLLDADGDDLELTYRHMLEDLARQPGVLGVVFRKAQNRIQDPAKLKRLVVDLIDKENWSASGTDIKGDAYESLLAKGAEDIKSGAGQYFTPRPLIQAMVDCLQPSASDTVIDPAAGTGGFLLAAHEYAAQHAQAMTPEERDHLRDAFVHGVELVDGTARLAAMNLILHGIGKPNGQSLIEVKDALLADPGQRYSVVLSNPPFGRKSSMTMVGADGREAREDREIERADFVVTTANKQLNFLQHIATIMKMFGRAAVVLPDNVLFEGGAGETIRKKLLRDYDVHTLLRLPTGIFYAQGVKANVLFFDKRPAADHAWTERLWVYDLRTNQHFTLKQNPLRRSHLDEFVESYLPGRPRTERVESERFRSFSYDELIARDKANLDITWLKDASLEDLDDLPAPEVIAREIVDDLTAALAEFEAVALALEEAGGPTVPASLET from the coding sequence GTGACCGAGGCGCGGCGGCTGGTCGACAAGCTGTGGAGCTACTGCAACGTGCTCCGGGACGACGGCGTCTCGACCATCGAGTACACCGAGCAGCTCACCTACCTGCTGTTCCTCAAGATGGCGCACGAGCGCGAGACCCGGCCGCTCAAGGCTGAGCGCATCGTGCCCGCGCACTGCTCGTGGCAGCGGCTGCTCGACGCCGACGGCGACGACCTCGAACTGACCTACCGGCACATGCTGGAGGACCTCGCCCGGCAGCCCGGCGTCCTCGGTGTGGTGTTCCGCAAGGCGCAGAACCGGATCCAGGACCCGGCCAAGCTCAAGCGCCTGGTCGTCGACCTCATCGACAAGGAGAACTGGTCGGCGTCCGGCACCGACATCAAGGGTGACGCCTACGAGTCGCTGCTGGCCAAGGGCGCCGAGGACATCAAGTCTGGCGCCGGCCAGTACTTCACCCCTCGGCCGCTGATCCAGGCGATGGTCGACTGCCTGCAGCCCTCGGCGTCCGACACGGTCATCGACCCGGCCGCCGGCACCGGTGGCTTCCTGCTCGCGGCGCACGAGTACGCCGCCCAGCACGCGCAAGCCATGACGCCGGAAGAGCGCGACCACCTGCGCGACGCCTTCGTGCACGGCGTGGAGCTCGTGGACGGGACGGCTCGCCTGGCCGCCATGAACCTGATCCTGCACGGCATCGGGAAACCGAACGGGCAGAGCCTCATCGAGGTGAAGGACGCGCTGCTCGCTGACCCGGGTCAGCGCTACTCCGTCGTCCTGTCCAACCCGCCGTTCGGCCGCAAGTCCTCGATGACCATGGTCGGCGCGGACGGCCGGGAGGCGCGGGAGGACCGCGAGATCGAGCGCGCCGACTTCGTCGTCACGACGGCGAACAAGCAGCTCAACTTCCTGCAGCACATCGCCACGATCATGAAGATGTTCGGCCGGGCGGCGGTCGTCCTGCCGGACAACGTGCTCTTCGAGGGTGGTGCCGGCGAGACGATCCGTAAGAAGCTGCTGCGCGACTACGACGTCCACACCCTGCTGCGCCTGCCGACCGGCATCTTCTACGCCCAGGGCGTGAAGGCGAACGTGCTCTTCTTCGACAAGCGGCCGGCCGCTGACCATGCCTGGACCGAGCGGCTGTGGGTCTACGACCTGCGGACCAACCAGCACTTCACGCTCAAGCAGAACCCGCTGCGGCGCAGCCACCTGGACGAGTTCGTGGAGTCGTACCTGCCGGGGCGTCCGCGCACCGAACGTGTCGAGAGCGAACGGTTCCGCTCCTTCTCCTACGACGAGCTCATCGCCCGGGACAAGGCCAACCTCGACATCACGTGGTTGAAGGACGCCTCGCTGGAGGATCTCGACGACCTGCCGGCTCCGGAGGTCATCGCCCGGGAGATCGTCGACGACCTCACCGCCGCGCTCGCCGAGTTCGAAGCCGTCGCGCTGGCCCTCGAGGAGGCCGGTGGTCCGACCGTGCCCGCGTCCCTGGAGACCTGA
- a CDS encoding AraC family transcriptional regulator, whose amino-acid sequence MRQESVGHRPHPALRPYVAAAVGYRHEGFPPGQHLGLPSPWLTVVVTLDDPLEMAAHPDPAQPPGRFEALVGGLHTRPARIVHPGRQAGIQLSLTPAGGRALLGCPAGALASLDVSLADLLGAAGGELVEQVRSAGNWPARFAALDGALLERLRPDPGPPAEVAEAWRLTTATGGRLRVAELARSVGWSPRHLEQRFRAETGLGPKQAARVVRFDRARRALAARVAAGRAPDLAGLAVAGGFADQAHLTREWRAFSGLPPTRWLAAEFGYVQDTRALTTALSAP is encoded by the coding sequence ATGCGGCAGGAGTCGGTGGGGCACCGCCCGCACCCCGCGCTGCGCCCGTACGTCGCCGCCGCGGTCGGCTACCGGCACGAGGGCTTCCCGCCCGGGCAGCACCTGGGCCTGCCCTCGCCCTGGCTGACCGTCGTCGTCACCCTGGACGACCCGCTGGAGATGGCCGCCCACCCGGACCCGGCGCAGCCGCCGGGCCGGTTCGAGGCGCTCGTCGGCGGGCTGCACACCCGGCCGGCCCGGATCGTGCACCCCGGCCGGCAGGCGGGCATTCAGCTGTCGCTCACGCCGGCCGGCGGCCGGGCGCTGCTGGGCTGCCCCGCCGGGGCGCTCGCATCGCTCGACGTGTCGCTGGCCGATCTCCTGGGGGCGGCCGGTGGCGAACTGGTCGAGCAGGTCCGGTCCGCGGGGAACTGGCCGGCCCGATTCGCGGCGCTGGACGGCGCCCTGCTCGAGCGGCTGCGCCCGGACCCCGGACCGCCGGCGGAGGTGGCGGAGGCCTGGCGGCTGACGACGGCGACCGGGGGCCGGCTGAGGGTGGCGGAGCTGGCGCGCAGCGTCGGCTGGTCGCCTCGCCACCTGGAGCAGCGGTTCCGGGCCGAGACCGGCCTGGGTCCGAAGCAGGCGGCCCGCGTGGTCCGCTTCGACCGGGCGCGGCGCGCGCTGGCGGCACGGGTGGCCGCGGGGAGGGCACCCGACCTGGCGGGCCTGGCGGTGGCCGGTGGCTTCGCCGACCAGGCGCACCTGACCCGCGAGTGGCGGGCCTTCTCCGGCCTGCCACCCACCCGGTGGCTGGCCGCGGAGTTCGGATACGTACAAGACACCCGGGCCCTGACCACGGCACTCTCGGCGCCATGA